A region from the Paludicola sp. MB14-C6 genome encodes:
- the rnhA gene encoding ribonuclease HI, which produces MPKNHVQIYTDGACSGNPGPGGWGAILVSGTHEKELCGGEPNTTNNRMELTAVISALQALKRPCEVTLTTDSKYIVDAVTQGWAKKWRANNWMRNNKDKALNADLWQQLLDLLEINDVTFVWVKGHAGHSYNERCDRLAVAYYLNLSKSKI; this is translated from the coding sequence ATGCCAAAAAACCATGTTCAAATCTATACAGATGGGGCTTGCAGCGGAAATCCAGGCCCTGGTGGTTGGGGCGCAATTCTTGTTAGTGGTACACATGAAAAAGAGCTTTGTGGTGGGGAACCAAATACCACAAACAATCGAATGGAACTAACTGCTGTGATATCTGCGTTACAAGCATTAAAACGACCTTGTGAAGTAACTCTTACGACAGACTCTAAGTATATTGTAGATGCCGTTACCCAAGGATGGGCAAAAAAATGGCGTGCGAATAACTGGATGAGAAATAACAAAGATAAAGCATTAAATGCTGATTTATGGCAACAGCTTTTAGATTTACTCGAGATTAATGACGTTACCTTTGTATGGGTAAAAGGTCATGCTGGTCACAGCTATAACGAGCGTTGTGATCGTTTGGCAGTTGCATATTATTTGAACTTAAGTAAAAGTAAAATATAG
- a CDS encoding energy-coupled thiamine transporter ThiT, with amino-acid sequence MTKVNTKRLTESAILIATATVLTIVSSFLPGLPLGGSVTIMSALPIILIAYRYGVKWGLLSAFIFSIIQMLTGFKTVSAFFLPGDDQMVLWKAVCVCLIDYILAYTVLGFGGLFRDKFEKPATALAVGSIFALVLRFLMHFTSGAIFFGSYAEWFFTQDAIAEIGAKVLNSFSGIGLATFYSFVYNATYMIPEIIITAIGAVVIGKIPALNQKIKTNTLETPIIK; translated from the coding sequence ATGACAAAAGTAAATACCAAGCGTTTAACCGAGAGTGCAATTTTAATTGCAACTGCAACCGTTCTAACGATTGTATCAAGCTTTTTACCGGGATTGCCCTTAGGCGGAAGCGTTACTATTATGAGCGCTTTGCCTATCATTTTAATCGCTTACCGTTATGGAGTAAAATGGGGGTTACTATCTGCATTTATCTTTAGTATCATTCAAATGTTAACAGGATTTAAAACTGTTTCTGCATTCTTTTTACCTGGTGATGACCAAATGGTATTGTGGAAAGCTGTTTGTGTTTGCTTGATTGACTATATTCTTGCCTATACAGTTTTAGGATTTGGCGGATTATTTCGAGATAAATTTGAAAAACCAGCAACCGCACTTGCAGTTGGTTCCATTTTTGCGTTGGTGCTACGCTTTTTGATGCACTTTACCTCAGGTGCTATCTTCTTTGGTTCCTATGCTGAATGGTTCTTTACCCAAGATGCAATCGCCGAAATCGGTGCAAAAGTACTTAACTCCTTCTCCGGAATTGGACTTGCAACTTTCTATTCCTTTGTTTACAATGCAACTTACATGATACCCGAAATCATTATTACTGCAATTGGTGCTGTAGTTATTGGTAAAATCCCCGCATTAAATCAAAAAATTAAGACAAATACGTTAGAGACACCAATCATAAAATAA
- the nifS gene encoding cysteine desulfurase NifS translates to MNKFVYADNAATTKISDSVFNAMLPYLKDNYGNPSSIYSIGRDARKAIEVARQKVAKAINAQPNEIYFTGCGTEADNWAIKSTVELLKNKGKTHIVTSEFEHHAILHTCKTLEKQGFQVTYVPVSEEGYVSPKHIEEAITDKTAIVSIMYANNEIGTIQPIKEIGDICRRKGVLFHTDAVQAVGNVPIDVVDEKIDMLSLSGHKIHAPKGIGVLYVKRGVPLMNFIDGGAQERNRRGGTENLASIVGLGQAMEDATTGLEERCAKVSKMRDRLIDSILTTIPKCRLNGGKNRLCGNVNISFEAVEGEALLLRLDMQGICGSSGSACTSGALDPSHVLMAIGLPHEIAHGSLRLSLNEYNTDEDVDYILEVLPKVITTLRAMSPIWKG, encoded by the coding sequence TTGAATAAATTTGTTTATGCAGATAATGCAGCTACAACCAAAATCAGCGACAGTGTTTTTAACGCAATGCTTCCTTATTTAAAAGACAACTACGGTAACCCTTCCAGTATTTATTCCATCGGAAGAGATGCTAGAAAAGCAATCGAGGTTGCGCGTCAAAAGGTGGCAAAAGCAATTAATGCACAGCCGAATGAGATATATTTTACAGGTTGCGGCACAGAAGCCGATAACTGGGCAATTAAAAGTACTGTAGAATTGTTAAAAAATAAAGGAAAAACACATATTGTGACTTCTGAATTTGAACATCATGCGATTTTACACACTTGTAAAACACTTGAAAAGCAAGGCTTTCAAGTAACATATGTTCCTGTATCTGAAGAGGGATATGTTTCTCCAAAACACATTGAAGAAGCAATTACCGATAAAACGGCAATCGTTTCTATTATGTATGCAAATAATGAAATCGGAACAATTCAACCAATTAAAGAAATCGGCGATATTTGCCGCAGAAAGGGTGTTCTTTTTCATACAGATGCTGTACAAGCTGTTGGAAATGTACCAATTGATGTAGTAGATGAAAAAATCGATATGCTTTCTTTATCAGGACATAAAATCCACGCTCCAAAAGGAATCGGAGTTTTATATGTAAAACGTGGGGTACCGTTAATGAACTTTATTGACGGTGGTGCACAGGAACGAAACCGCAGAGGTGGAACTGAAAATTTAGCAAGTATTGTTGGTCTTGGACAAGCGATGGAAGATGCAACTACAGGTTTGGAAGAGCGTTGTGCAAAGGTTTCTAAAATGCGTGATCGTTTGATTGACAGTATTCTAACAACCATTCCTAAATGTCGTTTGAACGGTGGAAAAAATCGTTTGTGTGGTAATGTGAATATCTCATTTGAAGCAGTTGAGGGTGAAGCTCTTTTACTTCGATTGGATATGCAAGGTATTTGTGGATCCTCCGGTTCCGCTTGTACATCCGGTGCATTGGATCCATCCCATGTATTAATGGCAATTGGGCTACCACATGAAATTGCACATGGTTCTTTAAGATTGAGCTTAAACGAGTATAATACAGATGAAGATGTTGATTATATATTAGAGGTATTACCAAAGGTAATTACGACTCTACGTGCAATGTCACCAATATGGAAAGGCTAA
- the mnmA gene encoding tRNA 2-thiouridine(34) synthase MnmA has translation MLATPKKVLVALSGGVDSSVCVHLLKEQGYEVHCVVLCMSDAHDETVEAAKDAASSLNVPLEVVDMKAEFERDVISYFIEEYKNGRTPNPCIVCNPKVKFHALVETANRLGCELIATGHYARLQQDGEYTLLLRGESLKRDQSYMLYRLTQRELSRLMFPLAELEKPYVREIAASLGLSCATKPDSQENCFIEDNDYAGYIERRIGKMKTGNFISPEGTVCGKHKGILHYTVGQRKGLGIALGRPVFVKEINPKTNQIILANKGDDLYEDTIITKVTTINGIPFEAPFEAQVKIRSTAIPTQATIIPIDEVTARVVFETPQRAVAKGQSLVIYDGDVVLGGGFIS, from the coding sequence ATGCTTGCCACGCCTAAGAAAGTATTAGTCGCATTAAGCGGCGGTGTAGACTCCAGCGTCTGCGTACATCTTTTAAAGGAACAAGGTTATGAGGTACATTGCGTTGTGCTTTGTATGTCTGATGCACATGATGAAACAGTAGAAGCAGCAAAAGATGCTGCTTCTTCTTTGAATGTGCCTTTAGAAGTAGTCGATATGAAAGCAGAGTTTGAACGAGATGTAATTTCTTATTTTATTGAAGAATATAAAAATGGAAGAACACCAAATCCATGTATTGTTTGTAATCCAAAAGTGAAATTCCATGCCTTAGTGGAAACTGCAAATCGTCTTGGATGTGAACTCATTGCCACAGGACATTACGCACGTTTGCAACAAGATGGTGAATACACTCTCTTATTGCGTGGGGAAAGCTTAAAACGAGATCAATCCTATATGTTATATCGTTTAACACAACGAGAGCTATCTCGATTGATGTTTCCGTTAGCCGAACTTGAAAAACCATATGTGCGTGAAATCGCTGCTAGCTTGGGACTTTCTTGTGCAACTAAACCGGATAGTCAAGAAAACTGTTTTATTGAAGATAACGATTATGCAGGATATATTGAACGTAGAATTGGTAAAATGAAAACAGGTAATTTTATTTCTCCGGAAGGAACTGTTTGCGGAAAGCATAAAGGAATCTTACACTATACGGTTGGTCAACGAAAAGGATTGGGTATTGCGTTAGGTCGTCCCGTTTTCGTAAAAGAGATTAACCCCAAAACAAATCAAATTATACTTGCAAACAAGGGCGATGATTTATATGAGGATACGATTATTACAAAGGTAACGACGATCAATGGTATCCCATTTGAAGCGCCTTTTGAAGCACAAGTTAAAATACGTTCTACAGCAATTCCAACTCAAGCAACAATTATTCCGATAGACGAAGTTACGGCAAGGGTTGTATTTGAAACACCGCAACGTGCAGTTGCAAAAGGACAATCTCTAGTAATCTATGATGGTGATGTTGTTCTTGGTGGCGGTTTTATTAGTTAG
- a CDS encoding helix-turn-helix domain-containing protein: MVELDKLYTVDEIATMTSLTTRTIRNYLRNGILKGRKLGGQWRFTTQDIQNFMNSGEVLSEMAKEQKQSVLDFIDGVNTDMKGNTQICTIADLYVSQSVAKEKCDQLCNLICSIKDEDNVTYKYDYVKSEEKARFIVFASPNFIIKVMNILK; this comes from the coding sequence ATGGTAGAACTTGATAAGCTTTATACTGTTGATGAAATTGCAACAATGACTTCATTGACAACACGCACCATTCGCAATTATCTTCGCAATGGAATTCTAAAAGGCAGGAAACTTGGTGGACAATGGCGTTTTACGACTCAAGATATTCAAAACTTTATGAATAGTGGAGAGGTGTTATCAGAAATGGCTAAAGAACAAAAACAATCCGTACTTGATTTTATTGATGGAGTGAATACTGATATGAAAGGGAATACACAAATCTGCACAATAGCTGATTTATATGTATCTCAATCAGTAGCAAAAGAAAAATGTGACCAATTATGTAATTTGATTTGCTCAATAAAAGATGAAGACAACGTAACCTATAAATATGATTATGTGAAATCGGAAGAAAAAGCTCGTTTTATTGTTTTTGCTTCGCCTAATTTTATAATCAAAGTTATGAACATCCTAAAATAG
- a CDS encoding GGDEF domain-containing protein: MNLSNQELLVFISIQKKIFDTVRLVDVSMATQYSISDNGEIEKQPYECYAIWNKGKRCSNCISAMAFSAKGKFTKFEFVDNQVFFVVSIYAEIDEIPYVIEMVSQLNDKTLFDAHGKNKFIQAIKEQNEKLYIDSLTGAYNRRYYEEQIKILNYVNAVTMIDVDNFKTINDTYGHFVGDVVLKEIVKTIASHIRFCDAIIRMGGDEFLIVFQGITKSILKERLELIKHTVSKISINNHPTLNVSISMGAIYSDDTAIDFVESADKALYKAKQRKNCIVIEDSSNL, translated from the coding sequence ATGAATTTATCAAACCAAGAATTACTAGTATTCATTTCTATTCAAAAAAAGATATTTGATACTGTACGATTAGTTGATGTTTCAATGGCGACACAGTATTCAATATCAGATAATGGGGAAATAGAAAAGCAGCCCTATGAATGCTATGCTATTTGGAACAAAGGTAAACGCTGTAGCAATTGTATTTCTGCTATGGCTTTTTCCGCAAAAGGTAAATTCACAAAATTTGAATTTGTTGATAATCAAGTTTTCTTTGTAGTCTCAATATATGCGGAAATAGATGAAATTCCATATGTGATTGAGATGGTATCCCAATTGAACGATAAAACACTTTTTGATGCACATGGAAAAAACAAGTTTATTCAGGCAATTAAAGAACAAAACGAAAAATTATATATCGATTCCTTAACCGGTGCTTATAATAGACGCTATTACGAAGAACAAATTAAAATATTAAATTATGTTAATGCAGTCACCATGATTGATGTTGATAACTTCAAAACAATTAACGATACCTATGGCCATTTTGTTGGAGATGTTGTTTTAAAAGAAATTGTAAAAACAATAGCATCTCATATTAGATTTTGTGATGCTATCATTAGAATGGGTGGAGATGAATTTCTAATTGTATTTCAAGGAATAACGAAGAGTATACTGAAAGAAAGATTAGAACTTATAAAGCATACTGTTTCAAAAATCAGTATTAATAATCATCCTACGCTGAATGTATCAATTAGTATGGGCGCTATCTATTCTGATGACACTGCCATTGATTTTGTTGAGTCGGCAGATAAAGCTTTATATAAAGCTAAGCAAAGAAAGAACTGCATTGTTATTGAAGACTCGTCAAACTTATAA
- the nifU gene encoding Fe-S cluster assembly scaffold protein NifU: MIYSDKVMDHFSNPRNVGELADANGIGEVGNAKCGDIMKMYIKVENNVITDISFKTFGCGAAIATSSIATEMIKGKTIDDALKLTNKAVVEALEGLPTSKIHCSVLAEQAIKAAVSDYYKRQGIDPTPIVGDIEECHACHA, from the coding sequence ATGATATATAGCGATAAAGTAATGGATCATTTTTCAAATCCAAGAAACGTTGGCGAATTAGCTGATGCAAATGGAATTGGTGAAGTGGGTAACGCAAAATGCGGCGATATCATGAAGATGTATATCAAAGTTGAAAATAATGTGATTACCGATATTAGTTTTAAAACATTCGGTTGCGGAGCTGCAATTGCAACGAGCTCAATTGCAACAGAAATGATTAAAGGCAAAACAATTGATGACGCATTAAAGCTTACGAATAAAGCAGTAGTTGAAGCATTGGAAGGTCTTCCAACTTCAAAAATTCACTGTTCTGTATTAGCAGAGCAAGCAATCAAAGCTGCAGTTTCAGATTATTATAAACGACAAGGAATTGATCCAACTCCAATCGTTGGTGATATAGAGGAATGCCATGCTTGCCACGCCTAA
- a CDS encoding protein-glutamate methylesterase/protein-glutamine glutaminase — MKYRKIKVFIVDDSLFFRTTLEKLLSEDGYFEVIGSASSAIEAEKKIIELNPDVVTLDEEMPGMRGSEFIKKFFPQHPIPMVLVSSLDMNVFEALQCGAIDFVKKPVISKSNDLASFANELAIKIKIAAAAHISKSTKVNVSTQAPLKLQSKSETIIAIGASTGGTEATLEIVKQFPADFPPVLITQHMPAGFTQMYAERLNRLCNITVKEAVNGMRVEKGTAIVAAGDFHMTLEKDAKGYYVKSVHGEKVSGHCPSVDVLFQSVAKTAGANTIGVILTGMGRDGANGLLEMHNKGAFTIGQEKDSCVVYGMPMEAFKLGAVDREAACENIASIIINQLNKKG; from the coding sequence ATGAAATACCGAAAAATTAAAGTGTTCATTGTTGATGATTCTCTGTTTTTCCGCACTACTTTGGAAAAACTATTATCCGAGGACGGATATTTTGAGGTTATTGGATCTGCTAGCAGTGCAATAGAAGCTGAGAAAAAAATTATTGAATTGAATCCTGATGTCGTAACATTGGATGAAGAAATGCCCGGAATGCGTGGAAGTGAATTTATTAAAAAATTCTTCCCGCAACATCCAATTCCAATGGTCTTAGTAAGCTCACTAGATATGAATGTTTTTGAGGCGTTACAATGTGGTGCAATTGATTTTGTAAAAAAACCTGTAATATCCAAAAGCAACGATCTTGCAAGCTTTGCTAATGAACTAGCAATTAAAATTAAAATTGCCGCTGCAGCCCATATTAGTAAAAGCACAAAAGTAAACGTAAGCACGCAAGCTCCGCTTAAACTCCAATCAAAATCTGAAACCATTATTGCTATTGGTGCATCTACTGGTGGTACCGAGGCAACGTTAGAAATTGTAAAACAATTTCCGGCTGATTTTCCTCCTGTTTTAATAACCCAGCATATGCCAGCAGGTTTTACGCAAATGTATGCTGAACGGCTCAATCGCTTATGCAACATAACGGTAAAAGAAGCAGTGAATGGAATGCGTGTAGAAAAGGGAACTGCCATTGTGGCTGCGGGTGACTTCCATATGACCTTAGAAAAAGATGCAAAAGGCTATTACGTTAAAAGCGTTCATGGCGAAAAGGTAAGTGGACATTGTCCTTCCGTTGATGTATTGTTTCAATCTGTTGCTAAAACCGCAGGAGCAAACACCATTGGTGTAATACTAACTGGAATGGGACGCGATGGAGCCAATGGACTTTTAGAAATGCACAACAAAGGTGCTTTTACAATTGGCCAAGAAAAAGATTCTTGCGTAGTTTATGGAATGCCGATGGAAGCATTTAAACTTGGTGCTGTAGATCGTGAGGCCGCTTGCGAAAACATAGCGAGTATTATCATCAATCAATTGAATAAAAAAGGTTAA
- a CDS encoding CheR family methyltransferase, producing MIHLTDEEFQFIVSFMKSNYGINLINKKLLIESRMYNTLVERSFTSFSQYFDIIKSKNPDEIGLLINKLTTNHTYFMRENQHFDFLKNVVLPKHLSNNKTHDIRTWSAGCSSGEEAFTIAMTMRDFFGLEHSQWDTTILATDISTKVLNVAQSKAYDEDSLKDISDSWKKRFFHRRTDGLYDLSDEIRKQVVFRIFNLMEPFQYKKPFDIIFCRNVMIYFDQQTKTQLVNKFYDALNPGGYLLIGHSESIQRESSKFKYIQPSVYQK from the coding sequence ATGATTCATTTAACGGACGAAGAATTCCAATTTATTGTTTCATTTATGAAATCAAATTATGGAATCAACTTGATTAACAAAAAACTACTTATAGAATCACGAATGTATAACACACTGGTTGAACGTTCGTTCACATCGTTTTCTCAGTACTTTGATATCATTAAATCCAAAAATCCCGATGAAATAGGATTGCTCATCAATAAGCTAACAACAAACCATACCTATTTCATGAGAGAAAATCAACATTTTGATTTCTTGAAGAATGTAGTTTTACCCAAGCATTTAAGTAACAATAAAACACATGATATTCGAACATGGAGCGCAGGCTGTTCTTCAGGTGAAGAAGCTTTTACCATTGCTATGACGATGCGTGACTTTTTTGGGCTAGAACATTCTCAATGGGATACCACGATTTTAGCAACTGATATTTCAACGAAAGTGCTAAATGTTGCGCAAAGCAAAGCTTATGACGAAGACTCATTAAAAGATATTTCTGACTCATGGAAAAAGCGTTTTTTTCATCGTCGTACAGATGGGTTATATGATTTAAGCGATGAAATACGAAAACAAGTTGTATTCCGTATTTTCAACTTAATGGAGCCATTTCAGTATAAAAAGCCATTTGACATCATATTTTGTAGAAACGTAATGATTTATTTTGATCAACAAACAAAAACCCAACTGGTTAATAAATTCTATGATGCACTTAACCCTGGTGGGTATTTGTTAATTGGTCATTCCGAATCTATTCAAAGAGAATCTAGTAAATTTAAGTACATTCAACCATCTGTTTATCAAAAATAA